In the genome of Rhodamnia argentea isolate NSW1041297 chromosome 3, ASM2092103v1, whole genome shotgun sequence, one region contains:
- the LOC115750382 gene encoding vesicle-fusing ATPase-like: MRFYWPLYHNVVILLILSRLLCLVIQTINQSEAARSNIFRQKEFNLLSLGIGGLSAEFADIFRRAFASRVFPPHMTSKLGIKHVKGMLLYGPPGTGKTLIARQIGKMLNGKEPKIVNGPELMSKWVGETERGVRDLFADAERDQKTRGDESDLHVIIFDEIDAICKSRGSIKNDAGVNDRIVNQLLTKIDGVEQLNNVLLIGMTNRKDLLDEALLRPGRLEVQVEISLPDESGRLQIFQTHTNKMKENSFLAPDVSLEDLAARTKNYSGAEIEGLVKSAVSYALNRQLSPDDLTKPVDEESIKVTMDDFLSALRDVVPALGASIDDLEKCRRNGMVNCGDRHQDIYESAMLMVEQVKESKGSALVTCLLEGPRGSGKTALAATVGMDSNFPYFKIVSAATMIGLEHERSKCAQVVKVFEDAYKSPLSIIILDDLERLLEYVAIGPRFSNSLLQTLLLLLNQVPPKGRKLLVIGTTSQVNFLDSIGVRDEFSITHHVPRLKTEDAKKVLEQLNVFAEDDVQAAAEALNNMPIKKLYTVIEMAAQGVHGGAAKAIYSGREKIKMAHFYNCLSAHLNNIQIR, translated from the exons ATGCGGTTTTATTGGCCATTATACCATAATGTGGTAATTTTGTTGATTCTGTCTCGACTGTTGTGTCTTGTTATTCAGACCATCAATCAAAGTGAAGCTGCCCGTAGCAACATATTTAGGCAGAAGGAATTTAACCTTCTGTCCCTAGGCATCGGCGGCTTGAGTGCAGAGTTTGCAGATATATTTCGAAGGGCTTTCGCTTCTCGGGTTTTCCCTCCTCATATGACTAGCAA GCTTGGTATCAAACACGTGAAAGGTATGCTGCTTTATGGGCCTCCCGGTACTGGCAAAACCTTAATAGCTCGTCAAATAGGGAAGATGTTGAACGGCAAAGAACCAAAG ATAGTCAATGGTCCTGAACTGATGAGCAAATGGGTTGGCGAAACTGAGAGGGGTGTTCGAGATTTATTTGCTGATGCTGAACGGGATCAGAAGACTCGCG GCGATGAGAGTGATTTGCATGTCATCatttttgatgaaattgatGCTATATGCAAG TCAAGAGGATCAATAAAAAATGATGCTGGAGTTAATGACAGAATTGTAAATCAGCTACTTACAAAG ATTGATGGTGTAGAGCAACTAAACAATGTTTTGCTTATTGGAATGACCAACAGAAAAGATCTTCTTGATGAGGCTCTTTTGAG GCCTGGACGCTTGGAAGTACAAGTTGAGATAAGCCTCCCCGATGAGAGTGGTCGCTTGCAAATCTTTCAGACCCACACGAACAAGATGaaagaaaattcttttcttgctcCTGATGTCAGTCTTGAGGACCTTG CTGCTCGTACAAAGAACTACAGTGGTGCAGAAATTGAAGGCCTTGTGAAAAGCGCCGTATCGTATGCCCTGAATAGACAATTAAGTCCCGATGATCTTACCAAGCCCGTGGATGAAGAGAGTATCAAAGTCACTATGGATGATTTTCTCAGTGCACTCAGAGATGTTGTTCCTGCATTGGGAGCCTCCATTGATGACTTGGAAAAATGCAG ACGCAATGGCATGGTGAACTGTGGTGATCGACATCAGGATATATATGAGAGCGCAATGCTAATGGTTGAGCAAGTTAAAGAGAGCAAAGGAAGTGCGCTCGTCACTTGCCTCTTGGAGGGTCCAAGGGGCAG CGGTAAAACTGCTCTGGCAGCTACTGTTGGCATGGACAGCAATTTTCCATACTTTAAAATT GTCTCAGCAGCAACTATGATTGGACTAGAACATGAGAGATCCAAATGTGCACAGGTTGTGAAG GTTTTCGAGGATGCGTACAAATCTCCGTTGAGCATTATCATACTTGATGACCTTGAAAG GCTTCTAGAGTATGTCGCCATTGGGCCTCGATTTTCAAACTCGTTATTGCAGACCTTGTTACTCCTTTTGAATCAAGTACCTCCAAAG ggAAGGAAGCTGCTCGTGATAGGGACGACAAGTCAAGTGAATTTCTTGGATTCAATTGGTGTCCGCGATGAATTTTCCATCACTCACCATGTTCCCAGATTGAAGACAGAGGACGCTAAGAAG GTGTTGGAACAGCTAAATGTTTTCGCTGAAGATGATGTTCAAGCTGCTGCCGAGGCTCTAAACAAT ATGCCCATCAAGAAGCTTTACACGGTCATAGAGATGGCAGCCCAGGGCGTGCACGGTGGAGCTGCGAAGGCCATCTACTCCGGCCGAGAGAAGATCAAGATGGCGCATTTCTACAATTGCCTTTCAGCACATTTAAACAATATCCAAATACGGTAA